A genomic window from Desulfovibrio porci includes:
- a CDS encoding substrate-binding domain-containing protein — translation MKRLSILALAAAFCLALNLPAAHAADKKLMMATTTSTQDSGLLEYLQPSFKAETGIDLKWVAVGTGKALEIAKNCDADVLLVHAPAAEMEFVKAGHGVDRRQIMYNDFVLVGPAQDPAQVKGKTTAEALKAIAGHKNPFVSRGDQSGTHKAELKLWKASSLSPDKEPWYVSAGQGMMATLNMAAEKKGYALTDRGTWIKFANKQGDKNPLAIVVEGDKALFNQYSVITVNPAQCPKVKKDLALVFEDWWVKPETQKRIAAYKLEGKQLFFPNAGK, via the coding sequence ATGAAGCGTCTTTCCATTCTGGCTCTGGCCGCCGCATTCTGCCTGGCCCTGAACCTGCCCGCGGCCCACGCCGCGGACAAAAAACTGATGATGGCCACCACCACCAGCACTCAGGATTCCGGTCTGCTGGAATACCTGCAACCCTCCTTCAAGGCCGAGACCGGCATCGACCTCAAGTGGGTGGCCGTGGGCACGGGCAAAGCCCTGGAAATCGCCAAGAACTGTGACGCCGACGTGCTGCTGGTGCACGCGCCCGCCGCCGAGATGGAATTCGTCAAAGCCGGGCACGGCGTGGACCGCCGCCAGATCATGTACAATGACTTCGTGCTGGTGGGTCCGGCCCAGGATCCGGCCCAGGTCAAGGGCAAGACCACGGCCGAGGCCCTTAAGGCCATTGCCGGGCACAAGAACCCCTTTGTGAGCCGCGGCGACCAGTCCGGCACGCACAAGGCCGAACTCAAGCTCTGGAAGGCCTCCAGCCTTTCGCCGGACAAGGAACCCTGGTACGTTTCCGCCGGGCAGGGCATGATGGCCACCCTGAACATGGCCGCTGAAAAGAAGGGCTATGCCCTCACCGACCGGGGCACCTGGATCAAGTTCGCCAACAAGCAGGGGGACAAGAATCCTCTCGCCATCGTGGTGGAAGGCGACAAGGCCCTGTTCAACCAGTACAGCGTGATCACGGTCAATCCGGCCCAGTGCCCCAAGGTCAAGAAAGACCTGGCCCTGGTCTTCGAGGACTGGTGGGTGAAGCCCGAAACCCAGAAGCGCATCGCCGCGTACAAGCTGGAAGGCAAGCAGTTGTTCTTTCCCAATGCCGGGAAATAA
- a CDS encoding ABC transporter permease has protein sequence MDYLSQGFTQAFALLLHMDAATLSAITATLLSTAYAMTAAVLLGLPCGFLLGYCDFPGKRCLRLISDTLLAFPTVLIGLLVYAFITYRGPLGEYGLLFTLPGMAIGQAVLALPIVISWTAQAVEGLDPRCRQTLLTLGASGPQVAWGSLKEARYEIGMVCVTAFGRVITEVGIAMMLGGNIRYETRTMTTAIALETSKGEFAQGIALGLVLLLMAFVVNLALAALRQRDRGGKGGGA, from the coding sequence ATGGACTATCTCTCCCAAGGCTTTACGCAGGCCTTCGCCCTGCTCCTGCACATGGACGCGGCCACGCTGTCCGCCATCACGGCCACGCTGCTCTCCACAGCCTACGCCATGACGGCGGCCGTGCTTCTGGGTCTGCCCTGCGGCTTTCTGCTCGGCTACTGCGATTTTCCCGGCAAACGCTGTCTGCGGCTCATCTCCGACACCCTGCTGGCCTTTCCCACCGTGCTCATCGGCCTGTTGGTCTACGCCTTCATCACCTACCGGGGGCCGCTGGGCGAATACGGCCTGCTTTTCACCCTGCCGGGCATGGCCATCGGCCAGGCCGTGCTGGCTCTGCCCATCGTGATCTCCTGGACGGCCCAGGCCGTGGAGGGGCTGGACCCGCGCTGCCGCCAGACCCTGCTGACCCTGGGGGCTTCGGGCCCGCAGGTGGCCTGGGGCTCGCTGAAAGAGGCCCGCTACGAGATCGGCATGGTCTGCGTCACGGCTTTCGGCCGGGTGATCACCGAAGTGGGCATCGCCATGATGCTGGGCGGCAACATCCGCTACGAAACCCGCACCATGACCACGGCCATCGCCCTGGAAACCAGCAAGGGCGAGTTCGCCCAGGGCATTGCGCTGGGGCTGGTGCTGCTCTTGATGGCCTTTGTGGTCAATCTTGCGCTGGCGGCCTTGCGCCAACGCGATCGGGGCGGCAAAGGAGGCGGGGCATGA
- a CDS encoding ABC transporter ATP-binding protein, with protein MNALYQCRDLTQRYEGRAVLRLPELNIARGEVLALTGPNGAGKSTLLRLLAFLEEPASGELHFHGTPGRAPRQEVTLLLQEPYLLKTSVFENVVYGLRVRGRRHDLREAAEAAMLAVGFAPEREMLRRPWKALSGGEKQRVALAARLILRPLVLLLDEPTSSVDAASAKAIEAAVRQAALAGTTVVAASHDLAWLACLDARRLELDRSS; from the coding sequence ATGAACGCGCTGTACCAGTGCCGGGATCTGACCCAGCGCTACGAGGGCCGCGCGGTACTGCGCCTGCCGGAGCTGAACATCGCGCGCGGCGAGGTGCTGGCCCTTACCGGCCCCAACGGCGCGGGCAAGAGCACCTTGCTGCGCCTGCTGGCCTTTCTGGAAGAACCGGCCTCCGGCGAGCTGCATTTTCACGGCACGCCGGGGCGCGCGCCCCGGCAGGAAGTCACCTTGCTTTTGCAGGAGCCCTATCTGCTCAAAACGTCGGTGTTTGAGAATGTGGTCTATGGCCTGCGCGTGCGCGGCCGCCGCCACGATTTGCGTGAAGCCGCCGAGGCAGCCATGCTGGCCGTGGGCTTCGCGCCGGAGCGGGAGATGCTGCGCCGTCCCTGGAAGGCGCTTTCCGGCGGCGAAAAGCAGCGCGTGGCTCTGGCCGCCCGGTTGATCCTGCGGCCTCTGGTCCTGCTGCTGGACGAACCCACTTCCAGCGTGGACGCGGCCAGCGCCAAGGCCATTGAGGCGGCGGTACGGCAGGCTGCTTTGGCCGGAACCACGGTGGTGGCCGCCAGCCATGACCTGGCCTGGCTGGCCTGTCTGGACGCGCGCCGTCTGGAGTTGGACCGGTCGTCCTGA
- a CDS encoding MATE family efflux transporter, translating to MPTSTATSTREPVNALDRVSGLLSLLRFAFPTMVMMVFNGLYTIVDVIFVARFVNTDALSAINIINPAMGVLWGLSTMLGTGGSALIARKMGEGDNAGARRNFTLLILTGLLLGLFFSCLGLLFLDRIIRALGATDLLAPYCRTYFGALLLFTPAALLLALFAILFVTAGKPALNMALIIASGLTNIALDYIFIVPLGMGVAGAALATGIAFLIPPLGGLCFFLRSKGPLHFTRPGMRLSEFGGVCFNGSSEMIAQLSISVTTFLFNITMLRLAGEAGVAALTIMAYSEYFLVTLFLGFSMGVSPVISYNYGSGNHARQRRILRSCLLFISVSSVLVFSAAMLGASRLIGIFAPPDSRVFVLADQGFHIFAFSFLFCGYGIFASSLFTALSNGKISAIVAFLRTFALIAIFLLVLPKFFGLNGVWLAAPLAEALAALAAAVFVWRWRGNYHYL from the coding sequence ATGCCCACCAGCACCGCCACGTCCACGCGCGAGCCGGTCAACGCGCTTGACCGCGTTTCCGGCCTCCTTTCCCTGCTGCGCTTCGCCTTTCCGACCATGGTCATGATGGTCTTCAACGGCCTGTACACCATTGTGGACGTGATTTTCGTGGCCCGTTTCGTGAACACCGACGCGCTGTCCGCCATCAACATCATCAACCCGGCCATGGGCGTGCTCTGGGGCCTGAGCACCATGCTGGGCACCGGCGGCAGCGCGCTCATCGCGCGCAAGATGGGCGAGGGCGACAATGCGGGCGCGCGACGCAACTTCACCCTGCTGATCCTGACCGGCCTGCTGCTGGGCCTGTTCTTTTCCTGTCTGGGCCTGCTCTTTCTGGACCGGATCATCCGCGCCCTGGGGGCCACCGACCTCCTCGCGCCCTACTGCCGGACCTACTTCGGCGCCCTGCTGCTCTTCACCCCGGCGGCCCTGCTGCTGGCCCTGTTCGCCATCCTCTTCGTCACCGCCGGCAAACCCGCGCTGAACATGGCCCTGATTATCGCCTCGGGTCTGACCAACATCGCCCTTGACTATATCTTCATCGTCCCGCTAGGCATGGGCGTGGCCGGCGCGGCCCTGGCCACGGGCATCGCCTTTCTGATCCCGCCCCTGGGCGGGTTGTGCTTTTTCCTGCGCAGCAAGGGACCGCTGCACTTCACCCGGCCGGGCATGCGCCTGAGCGAATTCGGCGGGGTTTGCTTCAACGGCAGTTCCGAGATGATCGCCCAGCTTTCCATCAGCGTGACCACCTTTCTGTTCAACATCACCATGCTGCGTCTGGCCGGGGAAGCGGGCGTGGCGGCGCTGACCATCATGGCCTATTCGGAATATTTTCTGGTCACGCTTTTTCTGGGTTTTTCCATGGGCGTGTCACCGGTCATCAGCTATAATTACGGCAGCGGCAACCATGCCCGCCAACGCCGCATTTTACGATCCTGCCTGCTGTTCATCAGCGTGAGCTCCGTGCTGGTCTTCAGCGCGGCCATGCTGGGCGCATCCCGGCTCATCGGCATTTTCGCGCCGCCGGACAGCCGGGTGTTCGTCCTGGCCGACCAGGGCTTCCATATTTTCGCCTTCAGCTTCCTGTTCTGCGGCTACGGCATTTTCGCTTCATCCCTGTTCACGGCCCTGTCCAACGGCAAAATTTCCGCCATTGTGGCCTTTTTGCGCACTTTTGCCCTCATCGCGATCTTTCTGCTGGTTCTGCCGAAATTCTTCGGCCTGAACGGCGTCTGGCTGGCCGCCCCCCTGGCCGAAGCCCTGGCCGCGCTGGCGGCGGCCGTCTTCGTCTGGCGCTGGCGCGGCAATTACCACTATTTGTAG
- a CDS encoding YkgJ family cysteine cluster protein produces the protein MSGRMPDRRPEAARFRHRDALLEKSLPGAALALDACALVDLSAAEALARARQAGRIPACGEGCAVCCRQPIPLTPLEALLLIHFLRLRLGPGERAALARNLAAAQTLPVVRRACPLLLDDHCAAYAVRPLACRRYLVLDRPCAPGEDAAASRPGDLALPDPGLLAAALRRTLPWYARWRQAPPQDAAGPEGREEIRRFFHSVTTVIQALPWEKELAPKSGLT, from the coding sequence ATGAGCGGGCGCATGCCGGACCGGCGTCCCGAAGCAGCGCGTTTCCGCCACCGGGACGCCCTGCTGGAAAAATCCCTGCCCGGCGCGGCTCTGGCTCTGGATGCCTGCGCCCTGGTGGACCTGAGCGCGGCAGAGGCCTTGGCGCGGGCGCGCCAGGCCGGGCGCATTCCGGCCTGCGGCGAAGGCTGCGCGGTCTGCTGCCGTCAACCCATCCCCCTGACGCCGCTGGAAGCGCTGTTGCTGATCCATTTTCTGCGTCTGCGGCTCGGCCCCGGAGAACGCGCGGCCCTGGCCCGGAATCTTGCCGCCGCCCAAACCCTTCCCGTTGTGCGGCGGGCCTGTCCCCTGCTGCTGGACGACCATTGCGCGGCCTACGCCGTGCGCCCCCTGGCCTGCCGCCGCTATCTGGTGCTGGACAGACCCTGCGCGCCCGGCGAGGACGCGGCGGCCAGCCGTCCGGGCGACCTGGCGCTGCCGGACCCAGGCCTGCTGGCCGCCGCCCTGCGGCGCACCCTGCCCTGGTACGCCCGCTGGCGCCAGGCTCCGCCGCAGGACGCCGCCGGGCCCGAAGGCCGGGAGGAAATCCGGCGTTTCTTCCATTCCGTGACCACTGTGATCCAGGCCCTGCCCTGGGAAAAAGAGCTTGCCCCAAAAAGCGGCCTCACCTAA
- a CDS encoding winged helix-turn-helix domain-containing protein, translating to MPVKARMHLKIWLTRADGDAVDKEGQELVGQGRIELLRRMAELGSLKKAAESMDMSYRLAWGRLKKMEEALGRPLVESGDNRRGGYRLTPAGEELATAFRRWEDEVRRFALAHAPQLYDLTLETGAEENPDAEQGSAAPSRD from the coding sequence ATGCCCGTGAAGGCGCGCATGCATCTGAAAATATGGCTGACCCGCGCCGACGGCGACGCCGTTGACAAGGAAGGTCAGGAACTGGTGGGCCAGGGCCGCATAGAGCTTTTGCGCCGCATGGCCGAGTTGGGCTCGCTGAAAAAAGCCGCCGAGAGCATGGACATGTCCTACCGTCTGGCCTGGGGCAGGCTGAAAAAAATGGAGGAAGCTCTGGGCCGCCCCCTGGTGGAAAGCGGCGACAACCGGCGCGGCGGCTATCGCCTCACGCCCGCCGGCGAGGAGCTGGCCACGGCCTTCCGCCGGTGGGAGGACGAAGTGCGCCGTTTCGCCCTGGCGCACGCGCCCCAACTGTACGATCTCACCCTGGAGACCGGCGCGGAGGAAAATCCTGACGCGGAACAGGGCTCTGCCGCCCCGTCGCGGGACTGA
- a CDS encoding NOL1/NOP2/SUN domain family protein encodes MPKQHSRSFRLVCEDRLIPLVEALLHAQGYAFEPEPFSPLCRRLCCEPRPLGASLAAFFGYIYIQDRSSMLPPLALAPRPGEAVLDVCASPGSKSGFLAQLTGPTGFVLANEPTPARLGTLRANLHQCNLLQAATCSYNGENLPLAPASWNAIQLDPPCSGWGTAEKHPRVLKLWQGDKLNSLTGLQQRLLRRAASLLAPGGRLVYSTCTTNEAENEAQVRFAEEELGLVRETLPPFPGFVWEERSGGAGTLRVDGEKSQAQGFYLALLRKTAECGNADATAQTASGPRKGREGRDAGRPLPPECLAGPCCDPALLPPGRAALYGEHVRFIPEQATEMLPPDLIWQGALLGRLTGGRLSPAPRLRRLLPEPPRPDAALVLDDIADLTALLSGQSRQTGLAGREAALWWRDLPLGRVALKQGRAVATFK; translated from the coding sequence ATGCCCAAACAGCATTCCCGCTCCTTCCGCCTGGTCTGCGAAGACCGGCTCATCCCCCTGGTGGAAGCCCTGTTGCACGCGCAGGGCTACGCGTTCGAACCCGAACCATTTTCTCCCCTCTGCCGTCGGCTCTGTTGCGAACCCAGGCCCCTGGGCGCTTCCCTGGCGGCCTTTTTCGGCTATATCTACATTCAGGACCGCTCCTCCATGCTGCCGCCCCTGGCCCTGGCCCCCCGACCGGGAGAAGCCGTGCTGGACGTCTGCGCCAGCCCGGGCAGCAAAAGCGGCTTTCTGGCCCAACTGACCGGCCCCACGGGCTTTGTGCTGGCCAACGAGCCCACGCCCGCGCGGCTGGGCACCCTGCGGGCCAATCTGCACCAGTGCAATCTGCTCCAGGCCGCCACCTGCTCCTACAACGGCGAAAACCTGCCCCTGGCCCCGGCCTCCTGGAACGCCATCCAGCTGGACCCGCCCTGCTCCGGCTGGGGCACGGCGGAAAAGCATCCCCGCGTGCTCAAGCTCTGGCAGGGCGACAAGCTGAACAGCCTGACCGGCCTGCAACAGCGCCTGCTGCGCCGCGCCGCCTCCCTGCTCGCGCCGGGCGGGCGTCTGGTCTATTCCACCTGCACCACCAACGAGGCGGAAAACGAAGCTCAGGTCCGCTTCGCCGAGGAAGAACTGGGCCTTGTGCGCGAAACGCTGCCGCCCTTTCCCGGCTTTGTCTGGGAGGAACGTTCCGGCGGCGCGGGCACCTTGCGGGTGGACGGCGAAAAATCGCAGGCTCAGGGTTTTTACCTGGCCCTGCTGCGCAAAACAGCGGAATGCGGCAACGCTGACGCCACGGCGCAAACCGCGTCCGGCCCCCGCAAAGGACGCGAAGGACGGGACGCCGGCCGCCCACTGCCGCCGGAATGCCTGGCCGGACCCTGCTGCGATCCCGCCCTGCTGCCGCCGGGGCGTGCGGCGCTGTATGGCGAGCACGTCCGCTTCATTCCGGAACAGGCAACGGAAATGTTGCCGCCGGACCTCATCTGGCAGGGCGCTCTGCTGGGAAGGCTGACCGGCGGACGTCTCAGCCCGGCCCCGCGCCTGCGCCGCCTGCTGCCGGAACCGCCCCGGCCCGACGCGGCCCTGGTGCTGGACGACATCGCGGACCTGACGGCCCTGCTTTCCGGCCAGAGCCGTCAGACCGGGCTCGCGGGCCGGGAGGCCGCGCTCTGGTGGCGCGATCTGCCTCTGGGTCGGGTGGCCCTCAAACAGGGCCGGGCCGTAGCCACGTTCAAATAA
- a CDS encoding FG-GAP repeat domain-containing protein — MKFAMRLSFTVCLLTLVLGLAQSASAAPKSFVLLPFTVNAPQSYAYLSKAVPATMQARLNRPGVLEGRSAQTRATSAAEARKAMNGADYAVWGSVSVMGNECTIEVHSVDKAGKTWSKTAQGPLSGLTSTVQQLSSALGSEAFGVAVAARPSFMAPGKGQPVNQMNSDIVVNETGQQQVYLNPQFRYQGAGAGDGSRLRSQRLKENMVDMAVGDFNGDGKNEIAVLGDHKLTIYIWQPDGKLKELGSTVVSQSNINFSMRAIDLNRDGAMELVVATFEEDGNRPYSYFYSFKGNKLTTYADRIPYFASVIKTPPTFMPTLVGQGWDSLKLFAPGVHVMVKNGNKFSLGSRLDLPSGATVFNVAWLPGGKDNKGDQLVMLTDDERIKVFQGNGNTLIHTTMERFSGSATGMDHYKGMPGLGIDRNYQLPSKYYAPMRMIAADLGRTGEYVLLLNKPISTASQLFDRYRFFPQGEIHALYWDGVGMGLKWKTRRIRGSVAEIDLADVNNDGILDLVVGLNTSPDLGIGSRQSMITAYPLDVSQTDPNMPADLSDFEVSPN, encoded by the coding sequence ATGAAATTTGCCATGCGATTGTCCTTTACGGTCTGCTTGCTGACGCTCGTTCTGGGACTGGCCCAGAGCGCGTCGGCCGCACCGAAAAGTTTTGTGCTGCTGCCCTTTACGGTTAATGCGCCGCAGAGCTACGCCTACCTGTCCAAAGCCGTGCCGGCCACCATGCAGGCCCGGCTCAACCGGCCCGGCGTGCTGGAGGGACGCAGCGCGCAGACCAGGGCAACCTCCGCCGCCGAAGCCCGCAAGGCCATGAACGGCGCGGATTACGCGGTGTGGGGCTCGGTGAGCGTCATGGGCAATGAGTGCACCATTGAAGTCCACAGCGTGGACAAGGCCGGCAAGACCTGGAGCAAAACAGCCCAGGGGCCGTTGAGCGGCCTGACTTCCACGGTGCAGCAATTGAGTTCCGCGCTGGGCAGCGAGGCTTTCGGCGTGGCTGTGGCGGCACGGCCCAGTTTTATGGCTCCGGGCAAGGGCCAGCCGGTCAATCAGATGAACTCGGACATCGTGGTCAATGAGACGGGCCAGCAGCAGGTCTACCTGAATCCGCAGTTCCGTTATCAGGGCGCCGGGGCCGGCGACGGTTCGCGTCTGCGCAGCCAGCGCCTCAAGGAAAATATGGTGGATATGGCCGTGGGCGATTTCAACGGCGACGGCAAAAACGAAATCGCGGTGCTCGGCGATCACAAGCTGACCATCTACATCTGGCAGCCCGACGGAAAGCTCAAGGAACTGGGCTCCACCGTGGTTTCCCAGTCCAACATCAATTTTTCCATGCGGGCTATTGATCTGAACCGCGACGGCGCCATGGAACTGGTCGTGGCCACCTTTGAGGAGGACGGCAACCGTCCCTACTCCTATTTCTATTCCTTTAAGGGCAACAAGCTGACCACGTACGCCGACCGCATCCCCTACTTCGCCAGCGTCATCAAAACGCCGCCCACCTTCATGCCCACCCTGGTGGGTCAGGGCTGGGATTCGCTCAAGCTCTTCGCTCCCGGCGTGCATGTGATGGTCAAGAACGGCAACAAGTTTTCCCTGGGCTCCCGCCTGGACCTGCCCTCGGGCGCCACGGTGTTCAACGTGGCCTGGCTGCCCGGCGGCAAGGACAACAAGGGCGACCAGCTGGTCATGCTCACGGACGACGAGCGCATCAAGGTTTTCCAGGGCAACGGCAACACCCTGATCCACACCACCATGGAGCGTTTTTCCGGTTCCGCCACGGGTATGGATCACTACAAGGGCATGCCCGGCCTGGGCATCGACCGCAATTACCAGCTGCCCAGCAAGTATTACGCGCCCATGCGCATGATCGCGGCGGATCTGGGCCGTACCGGCGAATATGTGCTGCTGCTCAACAAGCCCATTTCCACGGCTTCGCAGCTCTTTGACCGCTACCGCTTCTTCCCCCAGGGCGAAATCCACGCCCTGTACTGGGACGGCGTGGGCATGGGCCTGAAGTGGAAGACCCGGCGCATCCGGGGCTCCGTGGCTGAAATCGACCTGGCCGACGTGAACAACGACGGCATCCTGGATCTGGTGGTGGGCCTGAACACCTCGCCGGATCTGGGCATCGGCAGCCGCCAGAGCATGATCACTGCCTATCCGCTGGACGTGTCCCAGACCGACCCGAACATGCCCGCGGACCTCAGCGACTTTGAAGTGAGTCCCAATTAG
- the purD gene encoding phosphoribosylamine--glycine ligase, whose protein sequence is MRILVIGSGGREHALVWKFRQSPRVSEIFVAPGNGGTCGEGATNVPVAVDDLDALVALARREKIDLVVPGPELPLTLGIVDRMREAGIACFGPDAYCARLEGSKAFAKEIMDRAEVPTARCAVFSDPEMAKNHVVKVGAPLVIKADGLAAGKGVVVAGNSQEALQAVSDIMDARAFGAAGDRVVLEECLVGEEASFLCFCDGERAVPLPSAQDHKAAWDGDKGPNTGGMGAYSPAPVLSDDQLEEMADLTIRPILRELARDGHPFVGVLYAGLMLTADGPKVLEYNVRFGDPECQPLLARLEGDLAQVMLDCVNGKLDPASLGYSAQTALGVVLTAKGYPRAYPKGLVIKGIEEAEALPGVKVFHSGTVVKDQVLISSGGRVLCVTALGDDLPAAQKAAYAALEKIQMPDGFYRTDIGDKGIRRLAGQSGTSGSSGK, encoded by the coding sequence GTGCGCATCCTTGTGATCGGTTCCGGTGGGCGCGAGCACGCCTTGGTCTGGAAATTCCGCCAGAGCCCGCGGGTCAGTGAAATTTTCGTGGCGCCCGGCAACGGCGGCACGTGCGGTGAGGGTGCGACCAACGTGCCGGTGGCCGTTGACGACCTGGATGCTCTTGTGGCCCTGGCCCGCCGGGAAAAGATCGATCTGGTGGTCCCCGGCCCCGAGCTGCCGCTGACGCTGGGCATTGTGGACCGTATGCGTGAAGCCGGCATCGCCTGTTTCGGCCCGGACGCCTATTGCGCGCGCCTGGAAGGCAGCAAGGCCTTCGCCAAGGAAATCATGGACCGGGCCGAGGTGCCCACGGCCCGTTGCGCGGTGTTCAGCGATCCGGAAATGGCCAAAAACCATGTGGTCAAGGTAGGCGCGCCCCTGGTGATCAAGGCCGACGGTCTGGCCGCCGGCAAGGGCGTGGTGGTTGCCGGGAATTCGCAGGAAGCCCTGCAGGCCGTGAGCGACATCATGGACGCCAGGGCCTTCGGCGCGGCGGGTGACCGCGTTGTGCTGGAGGAATGCCTGGTGGGCGAGGAGGCCTCCTTCCTCTGCTTCTGCGACGGCGAGCGGGCCGTGCCCCTGCCTTCGGCCCAGGACCACAAGGCCGCCTGGGACGGCGACAAGGGCCCCAATACCGGCGGCATGGGGGCTTACAGTCCCGCGCCGGTGCTGTCCGACGACCAGCTGGAGGAAATGGCCGATCTGACCATCCGGCCCATTCTCAGGGAACTGGCCAGGGACGGTCACCCCTTTGTGGGCGTGCTTTACGCGGGCCTGATGCTCACCGCCGACGGCCCCAAGGTGCTGGAGTACAACGTCCGTTTCGGCGATCCGGAGTGCCAGCCCCTGCTGGCGCGTCTGGAGGGCGACCTGGCTCAGGTCATGCTGGATTGCGTCAACGGCAAACTGGACCCGGCCAGCCTCGGCTACAGCGCGCAGACCGCGCTGGGCGTGGTGCTTACGGCCAAGGGCTACCCGCGCGCGTACCCCAAGGGCCTGGTCATCAAGGGCATTGAAGAGGCCGAGGCTCTGCCCGGCGTCAAGGTTTTCCACAGCGGCACGGTCGTCAAGGATCAGGTGCTGATTTCCAGCGGCGGGCGCGTGCTCTGCGTCACGGCTTTGGGCGACGATCTGCCCGCGGCCCAGAAAGCCGCCTACGCGGCTCTGGAAAAAATCCAAATGCCGGACGGTTTTTACCGCACGGATATCGGCGACAAGGGCATCCGCCGTCTGGCGGGACAGTCCGGGACGTCCGGCAGCTCCGGCAAGTAA
- the purE gene encoding 5-(carboxyamino)imidazole ribonucleotide mutase produces the protein MAHVVILMGSKSDEEKVSPCVDVLKSLGIDYVFTVSSAHRTPERTEALVRDEEARGARVFICAAGMAAHLAGAVAARTSRPVIGIPVSGGGLAGMDALFSTVQMPPGFPVATVALDKAGARNAAWLAAQILAVADPALREKIEAARAKMRADVEKAGEEISKKYA, from the coding sequence ATGGCGCATGTCGTTATTCTGATGGGGTCCAAATCCGATGAGGAAAAGGTCAGCCCCTGTGTGGATGTTCTGAAAAGCCTGGGCATTGACTATGTGTTTACCGTGAGTTCGGCCCATCGCACGCCGGAACGCACCGAAGCTCTGGTGCGCGACGAGGAGGCCAGGGGCGCGCGGGTCTTCATCTGCGCCGCCGGTATGGCCGCGCATCTGGCCGGGGCCGTGGCCGCGCGCACCAGCAGGCCGGTGATCGGCATTCCGGTGTCCGGCGGCGGGCTGGCCGGTATGGACGCGCTTTTCTCCACCGTGCAGATGCCCCCCGGCTTCCCGGTGGCCACGGTGGCCCTGGACAAGGCCGGGGCGCGCAACGCGGCCTGGCTGGCGGCCCAGATCCTGGCTGTGGCCGATCCCGCCTTGCGGGAAAAAATCGAGGCGGCCCGCGCCAAAATGCGCGCTGATGTGGAAAAAGCGGGCGAAGAGATCAGTAAGAAATACGCCTGA